The following are encoded together in the Pseudidiomarina andamanensis genome:
- the wbjC gene encoding UDP-2-acetamido-2,6-beta-L-arabino-hexul-4-ose reductase: protein MKLLITGANGFVGKNLQVHLNEMPDVSFKCYTRENHVSELKSMLQDVDAVIHLAGVNRPQHEQEFQEGNADLTQALADSVRSVSKEQKRRIPILYSSSIQAERDNPYGRSKKAAEDILRKLYGETQNPVYIYRLANVFGKWCKPNYNSMVATFCHNIARDLPIQINDEKAQVQLVYVDDVIEALLKIAFKAITAIRNKKPAPVSGLKLAGPVHTKTVGDIAKHIQAFKNSRETLITERVGTYFKRKLYSTYVSYLPTDKFTYTVPKYGDERGVFVEMLKTPDSGQFSFFTAHPGITRGGHYHHTKTEKFLVIKGKASFKFRHVVTNEFYELFTDGDNPEIVETVPGWSHDITNIGNEEMVVMLWANEIFDREKPDTYASPVLNNTEQTKK, encoded by the coding sequence ATGAAGCTGTTAATTACCGGAGCAAACGGATTCGTCGGTAAGAACTTGCAAGTTCATTTAAATGAAATGCCTGACGTGAGCTTTAAATGCTACACGCGCGAAAATCATGTCAGTGAACTTAAAAGCATGTTGCAAGATGTTGATGCTGTTATTCATTTAGCTGGTGTGAACCGTCCGCAACATGAACAGGAATTTCAAGAAGGCAATGCCGATTTAACTCAAGCATTGGCTGATTCGGTTCGTAGCGTTTCAAAAGAGCAGAAGCGTCGTATTCCAATTCTTTATAGCTCGTCTATTCAAGCAGAGCGTGACAACCCGTACGGGCGAAGTAAAAAAGCCGCTGAAGATATCTTGCGTAAGCTTTATGGTGAAACGCAAAACCCAGTGTATATCTATCGATTAGCCAATGTATTTGGTAAGTGGTGCAAACCGAACTACAACTCAATGGTTGCGACATTTTGTCATAACATAGCGCGTGATTTGCCCATTCAAATTAACGATGAAAAAGCGCAAGTACAACTTGTCTATGTTGATGACGTCATCGAAGCGCTTTTGAAAATTGCGTTCAAAGCCATCACCGCGATTAGAAACAAGAAACCTGCGCCTGTATCTGGTTTGAAACTTGCCGGGCCAGTGCATACGAAAACTGTGGGTGACATCGCAAAACACATTCAAGCATTTAAGAATAGCCGCGAAACGCTGATTACCGAGCGCGTTGGAACCTATTTTAAGCGTAAGTTGTATTCAACGTATGTGAGCTACTTACCAACGGACAAGTTCACTTATACAGTGCCGAAGTATGGCGATGAACGCGGTGTATTTGTCGAAATGCTGAAAACTCCAGATAGCGGACAGTTTTCATTTTTTACGGCGCACCCAGGCATTACTCGTGGCGGGCATTATCATCACACCAAAACCGAAAAGTTTTTGGTGATTAAGGGTAAAGCGAGCTTCAAATTCCGTCATGTGGTGACCAATGAGTTTTATGAGTTGTTTACTGACGGCGATAATCCTGAAATTGTTGAAACGGTGCCCGGTTGGAGTCACGACATTACCAATATTGGCAATGAAGAGATGGTGGTGATGTTATGGGCGAACGAAATATTCGACAGAGAAAAGCCGGATACCTATGCTAGCCCTGTATTAAATAACACCGAACAAACGAAAAAATAA
- the wecB gene encoding non-hydrolyzing UDP-N-acetylglucosamine 2-epimerase, with translation MKKLKVMTILGTRPEIIRLSRVMAALDQVVDHKIVHTGQNYDYELNDVFFEELGVRQPDHFLNVDTSSLGRSLGEILIKTEQVILEEKPDAVLVLGDTNSATATIMAKRMKVPTYHMEAGNRSFDANVPEEINRKLVDHLADFNLVYTEHARRHLISEGLSHRFIYLTGSPMREVLEHSLDSIQNSNVLKQLELEPGKFFIVSVHREENVDSKENLAKVVEALNALYEEYGYPVVVSTHPRTRNRLEKLGLDKISGDIRFLKPFGFFDYNKLQMEAFCAISDSGTISEESSILNFPAVTLRRSIERPEALDTGAIALTGLDKDTLIEGVRIATASRDVFSGTEREIPEEYKIRNTSERVVRLITGTAKLTPHWKNMDSFSRYDW, from the coding sequence ATGAAAAAACTTAAAGTCATGACCATTTTGGGCACTCGCCCAGAAATTATTCGTTTGTCGCGGGTGATGGCAGCACTTGATCAAGTTGTCGATCATAAGATTGTTCACACCGGTCAAAATTATGATTACGAGTTGAACGATGTATTTTTTGAAGAACTCGGTGTACGTCAACCCGATCATTTTCTCAATGTCGATACGTCAAGCTTAGGTCGCAGCCTCGGCGAAATACTAATCAAAACTGAGCAGGTGATTTTAGAAGAAAAGCCCGATGCCGTATTAGTACTTGGCGATACCAACAGCGCCACTGCGACCATTATGGCAAAGCGCATGAAAGTACCGACTTATCATATGGAAGCTGGTAATCGTAGCTTCGATGCGAACGTGCCGGAAGAGATTAATCGCAAACTAGTGGATCATCTTGCCGATTTTAACTTGGTATACACCGAACATGCGCGCCGTCATTTAATTAGCGAAGGCTTGTCGCATCGCTTTATATATTTAACAGGCTCGCCAATGCGCGAAGTGCTGGAGCACTCACTCGACTCAATTCAGAACTCGAATGTGTTGAAACAACTCGAATTAGAACCGGGTAAGTTTTTTATTGTTAGCGTGCACCGTGAAGAGAACGTCGATAGCAAAGAAAACTTAGCTAAAGTGGTTGAAGCGCTGAACGCGTTATATGAAGAGTATGGTTACCCCGTGGTGGTCTCGACACACCCGCGCACACGTAACCGCCTTGAAAAACTTGGTTTAGATAAAATTAGCGGCGATATTCGCTTCTTAAAACCATTCGGTTTCTTTGATTACAACAAACTACAAATGGAAGCGTTCTGTGCCATTTCCGACAGCGGTACCATTAGCGAAGAATCATCTATTTTGAATTTCCCTGCAGTAACGTTGCGCCGTTCCATTGAGCGCCCAGAAGCGCTCGATACCGGCGCTATTGCATTGACAGGCCTCGACAAAGACACCCTCATTGAAGGTGTGCGTATTGCAACAGCGAGCCGAGATGTGTTTTCAGGCACTGAGCGTGAAATTCCGGAAGAATACAAAATCAGAAATACCTCAGAGCGTGTCGTGCGTTTAATTACAGGAACTGCAAAACTGACCCCTCACTGGAAGAATATGGATTCGTTTAGCCGATATGATTGGTAA